Part of the Drosophila kikkawai strain 14028-0561.14 chromosome 3L, DkikHiC1v2, whole genome shotgun sequence genome is shown below.
CCACCCCCCCCCTCCTTTTGTTGGCGCTGTGCTCCATCAGCGTCACTTGGTTGGTTCTTGTTACCACGACGCGCCAGGCTCTCTCTCCATCCTGCGTGATCCATGCTTGCTGTCGGCCGTACTTTTTCCGTTCTAGTTTCCCTTTTATTTCTGCCACGGCCTCCATCGACAATTGTACTCCCGCTGGGATCCTCCATCCCCACGTGTTCCCATCGTACGAGTCGATATCAATCACGTCACGGTCGGGTGAGGTGGCTGTCATCTCTGGCGGATGCGGGCGTTTGTTCTCCCTGGTCTGGCGCTCGTGCTCCTCTGCCTGTGTGTTCCGGTTCCGGCTACGTCTCGGCGACTGCTGTTGTACTGCCGGGCGTGGTTGGCGGCTATTGCCCGGTGGAGATCGTTGTTGGGTCTGCGCTGTCTGCTGGCCTTGGTTGTGCGCTGGACCTCGTTGGTGGACCGGCGCTGTCGGTTGTTCCAGGTGGCTGCGTGATGGTGATCGTGGTCGGGCCGGTGCTGTCGGTCGACCTTGGTCGTTGCGTGGTGgcgcctgctgctggcctGCGGCTGCCGTTGGTGCTTGGCTGCCTTGTTGTTGTGCCCGATCTGTCGGCGGTGCCGAGCGTGCGCTGGCAACTGCGCATGAGGGCCGTGTCATCGGCGACTGGTGGCGTGCTGACGGTGCTGCTGTCTGGCCTCGTCCTCCTGCCTCTGTTGTCCCTGGCGGCGTGTGCGCAATCCGCTTTCTCCCTGGTGCTGCCGTTGTCTCCTCGTTCGCTATGCCCATCTTCGCTGGCGCCGTCCTCTTCCGTGTGCCCCCTGGCAGTGCCGATGCTTCCACCATTGCCATCGTTCTGGTAGCTGCCGCTAGGTTTGCGTGGCGCTGCCGGAACCGTTTCATACTCTCCTGGAGCCGCTGCATCTTCCCTGTAATTAGAATTCGAAGAgcttttttacttttgctgAATTGGCATCTCTTCAGTGTTTTGTAATGTTTAAACCTTAGTGCTGTCAGATGCGGTTTGGttagtgttgtgttgtgtgtgtgttttagtgttgtgttgtgtgtgtattttagtg
Proteins encoded:
- the LOC138928630 gene encoding protein SPT2 homolog, translated to MTGHGREDAAAPGEYETVPAAPRKPSGSYQNDGNGGSIGTARGHTEEDGASEDGHSERGDNGSTREKADCAHAARDNRGRRTRPDSSTVSTPPVADDTALMRSCQRTLGTADRSGTTTRQPSTNGSRRPAAGATTQRPRSTDSTGPTTITITQPPGTTDSAGPPTRSSAQPRPADSADPTTISTGQ